A part of Maniola hyperantus chromosome 14, iAphHyp1.2, whole genome shotgun sequence genomic DNA contains:
- the ATPsynD gene encoding ATP synthase subunit d, mitochondrial — protein sequence MSKRIAQSSVNWAALAERVPPQQKGNLLAFKVKSDGYLRRVLANPAEPPKIDWAVYKQIIPVAGMVDNFQKQYEALKVPYPADTLTAKVDAQWAEIKKAIDAFIQDSNANIAKYQKQIEETKATLPYEQMTMEDFRDAHPDIAIDSINKPTFWPHNEEEQLGYVDPERQHATGH from the exons atgtcgaaaagGATCGCTCAGAGCTCCGTAAACTGGGCCGCTTTGGCCGAAAGGGTTCCGCCCCAGCAGAAAGGCAACCTTCTCGCTTTCAAAGTCAAGTCCGATGGTTACCTTCGAAG GGTACTTGCCAACCCTGCTGAGCCACCAAAGATTGACTGGGCAGTGTACAAGCAGATCATCCCTGTTGCTGGGATGGTGGACAACTTTCAGAAGCAATACGAAGCCCTGAAAGTGCCATACCCTGCTGATACATTGACTGCCAAGGTGGATGCCCAGTGGGCCGAGATCAAAAAGGCGATTGACGCTTTTATCCAGGATTCCAATGCTAATATTGCTAA GTACCAAAAACAAATCGAAGAGACGAAAGCAACACTACCATATGAGCAAATGACAATGGAGGACTTCCGTGATGCGCATCCTGACATCGCCATCGACTCCATCAACAAGCCCACATTCTGGCCTCACAATGAAGAGGAACAGCTGGGCTATGTCGACCCGGAGAGACAACATGCTACTGGACATTAA